One window of the Diospyros lotus cultivar Yz01 chromosome 12, ASM1463336v1, whole genome shotgun sequence genome contains the following:
- the LOC127813847 gene encoding probable phospholipid hydroperoxide glutathione peroxidase, with product MASQSENPQSVHEFTVKDAKGNDVDLSTYKGKVLLIVNVASQCGLTNSNYTELTKLYEKYKDQGLEILAFPCNQFGSQEPGSNEQIMEFACTRFKAEYPIFDKVNVNGDGAAPLYKFLKSSKSGFLGDSIKWNFSKFLVDKDGKVVDRYAPTTAPLSIEKDIKKLLGTA from the exons GATGCTAAAGGAAATGATGTGGATCTTAGCACCTACAAAGGGAAGGTCCTGCTGATTGTGAACGTTGCATCACAGTG TGGTTTGACCAATTCAAATTACACAGAGTTGACCAAATTGTATGAGAAGTACAAAGATCAAG GTCTGGAGATTCTGGCATTCCCTTGCAATCAGTTTGGCAGCCAGGAGCCAGGAAGTAATGAGCAGATCATGGAGTTTGCTTGTACTCGCTTCAAGGCTGAATATCCCATATTTGACAAG GTAAATGTGAACGGTGATGGTGCTGCTCCATTATACAAGTTCCTAAAGTCGAGCAAGAGTGGATTTTTAGGTGACAGCATCAAGTGGAACTTCTCCAAGTTCCTGGTGGACAAAGATGGCAAAGTCGTTGATCGTTATGCTCCTACTACTGCACCGCTCAGCATCGAG AAGGACATAAAGAAACTATTGGGAACTGCTTGA